Proteins encoded by one window of Salvia splendens isolate huo1 chromosome 5, SspV2, whole genome shotgun sequence:
- the LOC121805073 gene encoding putative late blight resistance protein homolog R1A-10 codes for MAYNLQPLITILEGILDPHQPRWIVDENNPQLQSLFDKATSLQKLLHSNSSFTKLDTQIREVTHQAEDILESHMVHHMLSGSDCVRFTLSTPDLQQVTRHLDSLMEQAEKLLEMGDEKMLRELDSAIEQLKLVDKKMPSSSSSSSKSAVVVGIDEDLMQLKDRLIGLQQKNLEIVPIVGMGGIGKTTLAQKLYEDPLIVDHFAYRAWATISQHYNTRQILKSLLRCITGQEFDKHIDELKVMLYKSLFGRKYLIVLDDIWSTRFWDEIRMYFPDNNNGSRIVITTRESDVANYADSLSLQHQVRLLSEYESWNLLHQLVFGEEECPLVLQEIGRKIAKDCGGLPLAISVIGGLVSKMERSEDVWRKIGDNVIAAISGSDERCYSILSLSYNHLPNHLKPCFLYMGAFPEDYEISGPRLVQLWVAEGFVKSNGERCLEEEAEDWLKSLVERNLFMVREYNKYGKPKRYNMHDMLRDVCIRKCDEDKFMNGPNKFTFSNLRRMIFHRSDEMEDVNDSTDSMTLTRSVICIDFWSGFPSDAFFAARLLRVLDLMDMRFDSFQTVIFEFVNLRFLAVSCNSSIPRGISRLWNLQTLIAPNCEFDEPAELWKLSELRHLKVNGIELLKDEAMKYSVLKKLQSIVSVKVPKDEATSLDGFLKSVPNIKKLFIIDSLRTTFTAIDLSYLHKLEILKLGCMRAISSPNGFGHCFTVIFACNIRKLYLYRCEMILGAWRTLCALHKLEVLMISFCSCDEEWELADRDVFPSLQFLYLKDLRIVHWIADETNFPRLRHLRVYYCEDLEEIPSGIGEIPTLQLIELVECSESAVASAERIVEEQSENGNNDLKLRILQKHDDDDDE; via the exons ATGGCTTACAATCTTCAACCACTCATCACCATTCTTGAAGGAATTCTTGATCCTCACCAACCTCGATGGATTGTTGATGAAAACAACCCACAGCTCCAATCCCTCTTCGATAAAGCTACTTCTCTTCAAAAGCTCCTTCATAGTAATTCTTCATTCACCAAACTAGACACCCAAATCAGAGAAGTAACACACCAAGCTGAAGACATCCTTGAATCCCACATGGTTCATCATATGCTCTCTGGATCGGATTGTGTGAGGTTCACTCTTTCCACACCAGATCTGCAGCAAGTAACACGACATCTTGATTCTCTGATGGAGCAAGCAGAGAAGCTGTTGGAGATGGGGGATGAGAAGATGCTGCGAGAGCTTGATTCTGCTATCGAACAACTGAAGCTCGTGGATAAGAAGATGCCGTCTAGCAGTTCATCCAGTTCCAAGAGTGCTGTGGTGGTGGGAATTGATGAAGATCTGATGCAACTCAAAGATCGGCTGATCGGTCTGCAGCAGAAGAACCTGGAGATCGTCCCCATCGTTGGTATGGGTGGAATAGGTAAAACCACTCTCGCTCAAAAGCTTTATGAAGATCCTTTGATTGTTGATCACTTTGCATATCGCGCTTGGGCCACTATCTCACAACATTACAATACGCGGCAAATTCTCAAAAGCCTTCTTCGTTGCATAACTGGACAAGAATTTGATAAACATATTGATGAGTTAAAAGTTATGTTGTATAAGAGCTTGTTCGGTAGAAAATACTTGATTGTGTTAGATGATATATGGAGTACGAGATTCTGGGATGAGATTAGGATGTACTTCCCGGACAACAACAATGGGAGTCGCATTGTGATCACCACTAGGGAATCTGATGTAGCGAACTATGCTGACTCTTTGAGTCTGCAGCATCAGGTGCGGTTGCTTAGCGAGTATGAAAGTTGGAATCTGCTTCACCAACTTGTGTTTGGAGAAGAGGAGTGCCCTCTGGTTTTACAAGAGATTGGTCGAAAGATCGCTAAGGATTGCGGTGGGCTTCCTCTAGCCATCAGTGTGATTGGAGGGTTAGTATCTAAGATGGAAAGATCAGAAGATGTTTGGAGGAAAATTGGGGACAATGTTATAGCAGCAATTTCTGGATCAGACGAGCGATGCTATAGTATATTGTCTTTAAGTTATAACCACTTGCCAAATCACTTGAAGCCATGTTTCTTATACATGGGAGCTTTCCCTGAAGACTACGAGATTAGTGGACCCAGACTCGTACAATTGTGGGTTGCAGAAGGATTTGTAAAATCGAACGGGGAAAGATGTTTGGAGGAAGAGGCTGAGGATTGGCTAAAGTCTCTAGTAGAGAGAAATTTATTTATGGTTAGAGAATACAACAAGTATGGAAAACCAAAGCGTTATAACATGCATGATATGTTGAGGGATGTATGCATTCGGAAATGTGATGAAGACAAGTTTATGAATGGTCCCAACAAGTTCACATTCTCTAATCTGCGCCGCATGATTTTTCACAGATCAGACGAAATGGAAGATGTTAATGATTCAACAGACTCAATGACACTAACTCGATCAGTTATATGCATTGATTTTTGGAGTGGGTTTCCATCTGATGCATTTTTTGCGGCAAGATTGCTAAGGGTGTTGGACTTAATGGATATGAGATTCGATAGTTTCCAAACTGTTATATTTGAATTTGTCAACTTACGCTTCCTAGCTGTCAGCTGCAATTCTAGTATACCCAGAGGAATATCAAGATTGTGGAATTTGCAAACCTTGATTGCTCCTAATTGCGAGTTTGATGAGCCAGCTGAGCTATGGAAGCTCTCTGAGTTAAGACATCTCAAAGTGAATGGAATTGAGTTGTTaaaagatgaggcaatgaagtaTAGTGTACTGAAGAAGCTGCAAAGTATTGTTTCAGTGAAAGTACCTAAAGATGAGGCAACAAGTTTGGATGGTTTCCTCAAAAGCGTTCCAAACATCAAAAAGTTGTTCATTATTGATAGTCTCCGAACTACATTCACGGCAATTGATCTTAGCTATCTTCACAAGCTCGAAATATTAAAATTGGGGTGTATGAGAGCTATATCCTCTCCAAACGGTTTTGGTCATTGTTTCACAGTTATATTTGCTTGTAATATTAGAAAACTATATCTGTATAGATGTGAAATGATTTTGGGAGCGTGGAGGACTCTGTGTGCACTACATAAGCTGGAAGTTCTCATGATATCTTTCTGCAGTTGTGATGAAGAGTGGGAGTTAGCAGATAGAGATGTGTTCCCCTCACTGCAGTTTCTATATCTTAAAGATTTGAGGATTGTGCATTGGATAGCCGATGAGACCAATTTCCCTAGACTCCGCCACCTCCGTGTATATTACTGCGAAGATCTAGAGGAAATCCCAAGCGGCATTGGAGAAATCCCAACACTCCAATTAATCGAGTTAGTAGAATGCAGCGAATCTGCAGTGGCCTCAGCGGAAAGGATTGTGGAGGAGCAAtctgaaaatggaaacaacGACCTCAAACTTCGCATCCTCCAAAAG catgatgatgatgatgatgaatga
- the LOC121803593 gene encoding histone-lysine N-methyltransferase ASHH2-like, which yields MFTETSFSENAGEIRAASSPDDLNFGIGKLYVSPEPYESTHVRDDESSDVMLRSDVSAADGLLSPFHSINFAEQPLLGNDMAISLVKIDAIGSISEAKQQGQIHGEGQGYSLHYSSDSERIQGPSIHGDGEAEVADQIERTQQSNDLIVYASSRRNSSRSTLDKLNHINDSKLPSRSCTVITPKDSPSQTSRKKRSLLSKRAKSSVWGFVDLPNFEENPCLGNGNIVGKIRGNQGKSNVIKDKTGQKAVCKSSTPTGRISLKIKFGNQICGVVNVAENCNISGTSISGSCDKSESKFQEEFPGDMLSNENNMENVISSDASALDAHLDVTCSVENKSLSTLSDHQISSHKQGYNLRAPTENRCSDPGTSPDSEVINSIPDAPLGERDIHDLQDSPGMPLERSSGECFANSSAGVSSLSSPKLKSKKGKKTTGEEAKHKARAPLGHEVNPSPELSDVTESSKSQAHSRAKGGCKSRNSILDLPRKKGKSSRKKGDKKNFVVKFKIDPKGDASGVLSKVGSHPEAGNQTLPDHGEIGDLSSPPTESGFVSSSGWPNGQNALPMNAWVLCDECQKWRRIPATLADQIDQTNCRWTCKDNTDKDLADCSIPQEKSNSEINKELGISDDEDAGDTLPKSNKNKSTAAKQSSWTLIKSNLFLHRSRKTQTIDEVMVCHCKPPSDGRMGCGSKCLNRMLNIECVRGTCPCGELCSNQQFQKRTYAKLKWLRCGKKGFGLQSLQEISEGQFLIEYIGEVLDVHTHEARQKEYALQGHKHFYFMTLNGSEVIDACSKGNLGRFINHSCDPNCRTEKWMVNGEVCVGLFAIRDIKKGEEVTFDYNYVRVFGAAAKKCVCGSPNCRGYIGGDPTNSEVIVQDDSDDEYAEPVMICEDRDMNHDWTAIMSQSLFEKEIKCRDELEEDRDTIENANASDQIESINSGTSHKRLGVNSDSNGCSKTSTATRVVDMTVHDKYGPANATSVNDVASDPALTPLDTAEEGLNISGSANMEAESESLLPQSSSPVKHKEASLRSEELRNNTVSKTLHASNRLKMPTTTSPVKLQPDAVKSKKKLKYGTMRGKEESSKSGSLSKTYHSSPSIRNGRLKSNVVNDKGAPDGDKLNAVRNKSKKSPGLSISSHVEAVEGKLNELLDTEGGISKCKDASRGYLKLLFLTAAFGSNGHGEAIQSNRDLSMILDALLKTKSRTVLVDIINKNGLQMLHNIMKRYRKEFIKTPILRKLLKVLEYLATREILTLEHISGGPPRPGVESFKDSMLTLTEHADKQVHQIARNFRDKWIPRSLRKKCFMEMDDGKREFRQQSTNGKLSVSSGDHRNGRGGKHADSVESCDKQPVVVSGIETSAPNLSSASGCSNGTNGTRTRKRKSRWDTPPEECMHPNIRARLSVDRNQNADNDIPPGFSTPCNDSIIPATTCSNAISHQERETFRKHPSGIVLADSQDRFVARMPVSYGIPSSLMQQFGVIGEAAAVWTVAPGLPFHPFPPLPPCASDKGEEPSPVAKCVNEPLEKSRQDDVASHVRYSGKKRTPTEMNISIENEHPDFQQEEGSRKLGSRSGGTQV from the exons ATGTTTACTGAGACATCCTTCAGTGAAAATGCTGGTGAGATCAGGGCAGCGTCATCTCCGGATGATCTCAATTTTGGCATTGGAAAATTGTATGTGTCACCCGAACCATATGAATCCACTCATGTGAGAGATGATGAATCATCTGATGTGATGCTCAGATCAGATGTTTCAGCCGCAGACGGACTTCTTTCACCTTTTCATTCCATCAACTTTGCTGAGCAACCATTGCTGGGGAATGACATGGCAATTAGCCTTGTCAAAATTGATGCTATTGGTTCTATTTCTGAAGCTAAGCAGCAAGGACAGATACATGGTGAGGGACAAGGTTATAGTTTACATTATTCCTCTGATTCTGAGAGGATTCAGGGTCCCTCTATACATGGGGATGGTGAAGCTGAGGTTGCTGATCAAATTGAGAGGACCCAACAATCAAATGATCTTATTGTATACGCATCGTCTCGGAGGAATAGTTCCCGCAGCACTCTTGATAAATTAAACCATATTAATGATTCTAAGCTACCATCAAGAAGTTGTACGGTGATCACCCCAAAAGACTCACCCTCGCAGACTTCTAGAAAGAAAAGAAGTTTACTCTCCAAGCGGGCTAAATCTTCTGTTTGGGGATTTGTGGATTTACCAAATTTTGAAGAAAACCCATGTTTAGGTAATGGTAATATAGTAGGGAAAATAAGAGGTAACCAAGGTAAGAGCAATGTTATCAAGGACAAGACAGGTCAAAAAGCTGTCTGCAAAAGCTCCACTCCAACTGGTCGCATCTCTTTGAAGATTAAATTTGGCAATCAAATCTGTGGTGTGGTCAATGTGGCTGAAAATTGTAACATATCAGGGACAAGCATTTCTGGATCATGTGACAAAAGTGAAAGTAAGTTTCAGGAGGAATTTCCTGGAGATATGTTATCCAATGAAAACAACATGGAGAATGTGATAAGTTCTGATGCATCTGCTTTGGATGCACATCTTGATGTTACATGTAGTGTAGAAAATAAATCCTTGAGTACATTAAGTGATCATCAGATCAGCAGCCATAAACAAGGGTATAATTTGAGAGCTCCCACTGAGAATAGGTGTTCAGATCCAGGAACTTCACCTGATTCTGAAGTTATAAACTCTATTCCTGATGCACCACTTGGTGAGAGAGATATCCATGATCTGCAAGATAGTCCTGGGATGCCACTGGAAAGAAGTAGTGGGGAATGCTTTGCAAACTCATCTGCTGGGGTTTCAAGTTTAAGTTCCCCAAAACTGAAAtctaaaaaaggaaagaagacaACTGGTGAAGAAGCCAAACATAAAGCTAGAGCACCTCTAGGCCATGAAGTGAACCCTTCTCCTGAACTTTCTGATGTAACTGAGTCCTCAAAATCGCAGGCCCACTCTAGGGCGAAGGGAGGATGCAAGAGCAGGAATAGTATCTTGGATTTGCCCCGCAAGAAAGGAAAATCCTCTAGAAAGAAGGGAGATAAAAAGAACTTTGTTGTTAAGTTTAAAATTGATCCGAAGGGCGATGCAAGTGGTGTTCTTAGCAAAGTGGGAAGCCATCCAGAAGCAG GAAATCAAACGCTCCCTGATCATGGAGAAATTGGAGATCTTAGCTCTCCTCCTACTGAATCAGGATTTGTATCTTCATCTGGTTGGCCAAATGGTCAGAATGCTCTTCCAATGAATGCATGGGTTCTCTGTGATGAGTGCCAAAAATGGCGGCGGATTCCAGCTACACTTGCAGATCAGATTGATCAAACAAACTGCCGATG GACTTGCAAGGATAACACTGATAAAGACCTTGCTGACTGCTCAATTCCTCAAGAGAAATCAAATTCTGAAATCAATAAAGAGCTGGGAATATCTGATGATGAAGATGCTGGCGACACCTTGCCGAAGTccaataaaaacaaatcaaCAG CTGCTAAACAGTCATCTTGGACCCTTATTAAGTCAAACTTGTTTCTCCACCGAAGCCGTAAAACTCAGACCATCGATGAG GTGATGGTTTGCCATTGCAAACCTCCATCAGATGGAAGAATGGGTTGTGGATCTAAATGCCTTAATCGGATGCTAAACATTGAGTGTGTTCGAGGAACTTGTCCTTGTGGTGAACTTTGTTCGAATCAGCAG TTCCAAAAACGGACGTATGCAAAACTCAAATGGTTAAGGTGTGGAAAGAAGGGTTTTGGTCTCCAATCTCTTCAGGAAATCTCTGAAGGACAGTTTCTCATTGAATATATTGGAGAG GTACTTGATGTCCACACTCATGAAGCCAGGCAGAAAGAGTATGCTTTGCAAGGGCATAAACATTTTTACTTTATGACACTGAATGGGAGTGAG GTAATTGATGCGTGTTCTAAAGGGAATTTGGGCCGCTTTATAAACCATAGTTGTGACCCTAACTGCCGGACTGAAAAG TGGATGGTGAATGGAGAAGTCTGTGTTGGACTTTTTGCTATTAGAGATATTAAAAAG GGTGAAGAGGTAACATTCGACTACAATTATGTGCGTGTATTCGGTGCTGCTGCAAAGAAATGTGTTTGTGGTTCACCTAATTGCCGAGGCTATATAGGTGGGGATCCAACAAATTCTGAAGTAATTGTTCAGGATGACTCAGATGATGAATATGCAGAACCTgttatgatctgtgaagataGGGATATGAATCATGACTGGACTGCTATAATGTCTCAATCCTTATttgagaaagaaataaaatgtagAGATGAGCTAGAAGAAGACAGAGACACAATAGAGAATGCCAATGCTTCTGATCAAATTGAGAGCATCAATTCAGGCACTTCACATAAAAGATTAGGTGTGAATTCTGATTCTAATGGATGCTCTAAGACTTCAACTGCTACACGAGTTGTGGACATGACAGTCCATGATAAATATGGACCTGCCAATGCTACTAGTGTTAATGATGTTGCTTCTGATCCCGCTCTTACACCTTTGGATACTGCTGAAGAGGGCTTGAATATTTCTGGATCAGCTAATATGGAGGCTGAATCTGAGAGCCTCCTGCCCCAGAGCAGTTCTCCTGTTAAACATAAGGAAGCTTCCCTTCGATCAGAGGAACTTAGGAATAACACAGTGTCGAAAACTCTGCATGCCAGTAATAGGTTGAAGATGCCTACTACTACATCACCTGTAAAATTGCAGCCTGATGCAGTTAAATCTAAGAAAAAGTTGAAATATGGCACTATGCGAGGAAAGGAGGAATCCTCAAAGTCTGGATCTCTTTCTAAGACTTatcattcatcaccatcaattAGAAATGGGAGACTCAAATCAAATGTCGTGAATGACAAAGGGGCTCCAGATGGGGATAAGTTAAACGCAGTACGCAACAAATCTAAGAAGTCACCGGGCCTTTCCATTAGCAGTCATGTTGAAGCAG TTGAGGGGAAATTGAATGAGTTGCTGGATACTGAAGGTGGAATAAGCAAGTGCAAA GATGCCTCAAGAGGGTACTTGAAGCTTTTGTTTCTAACCGCTGCATTTGGGAGTAATGGGCATGGCGAAGCTATTCAGAG TAATCGAGATCTTTCAATGATCTTGGATGCACTCTTAAAGACAAAATCACGGACTGTTCTGGTTGATATAATCAACAAGAATG GTCTGCAGATGTTACACAACATAATGAAGAGGTACAGAAAAGAGTTCATTAAAACTCCAATCCTGCGCAAGCTTCTTAAG GTACTTGAATATCTTGCGACAAGAGAAATCCTTACTTTGGAGCACATAAGCGGAGGTCCACCTCGTCCTGGTGTCGAAAG CTTCAAAGATTCAATGTTGACCCTGACAGAACATGCTGACAAACAG GTCCATCAAATTGCACGAAACTTCAGGGATAAGTGGATTCCGAGATCCCTCCGGAAAAAGTGCTTCATGGAAATGGATGATGGGAAGAGGGAATTTCGCCAGCAGTCAACAAATGGTAAATTATCAGTATCATCAGGAGATCATAGGAATGGCCGAGGTGGAAAACATGCAGATTCAGTAGAATCTTGTGACAAGCAGCCCGTTGTTGTATCTGGTATTGAGACTTCAGCCCCAAACCTCTCCTCTGCTTCAGGTTGTAGTAATGGAACTAATGGAACAAGAACACGCAAGCGCAAGAGTAGATGGGATACCCCTCCGGAGGAATGCATGCATCCCAATATTAGAGCCAGATTGTCAGTTGACAGAAACCAAAATGCTGACAATGATATTCCTCCTGGGTTTTCGACTCCTTGTAATGACTCTATCATCCCAGCTACTACTTGTTCGAATGCTATTAGTCATCAAGAGAGAGAGACATTCAGAAAGCATCCATCTGGCATTGTGCTGGCAGATTCACAAGATAGATTCGTTGCACGCATGCCTGTATCTTATGGTATACCCTCTTCTCTCATGCAACAATTTGGGGTCATTGGAGAAGCCGCTGCGGTTTGGACTGTAGCTCCGGGTTTGCCATTCCACCCCTTTCCTCCTTTGCCTCCATGTGCTAGCGACAAGGGAGAAGAGCCATCGCCAGTTGCTAAATGTGTTAACGAACCGCTTGAAAAGTCAAGACAAGATGATGTTGCTAGTCATGTTCGTTACTCTGGTAAGAAACGTACACCGACAGAAATGAATATTTCAATAGAAAATGAGCATCCAGATTTTCAGCAAGAAGAGGGTTCTCGTAAATTAGGCAGCAGAAGTGGGGGAACTCAGGTGTAG
- the LOC121804919 gene encoding amino acid permease 3-like has translation MGESYHHNNQIFDISIDVPHGGATKLYDDDGRPKRTGTVFTATSHIITAVIGSGVLSLAWATAQLGWIAGPAMLFMFSFVTYYASTLLASCYRTGDPDTGKRNYTYMDAVRSNLGGVHVKLCGAVQYLNLFGTAIGYTIAASISMMAIERSNCFHTKGHEDPCKVSSNSYMIAFGVLQVVLSQIPNFDEIWWLSIVAAVMSFTYSLIGLGLGISKVAENGQIRGSLTGISIGEVTEMEKVWRSFQALGAMAFAYSYSMILIEIQDTIKSPPSEYKTMKKASMISVSVTTIFYMLCGCFGYAAFGDMSPGNLLTGFGFYNPYWLLDIANAAIIIHLVGAYQVFCQPLFAFVEKVAQEHLPESTFSVINKEIPVPVPGLKSPFKLNLFRLVWRTVFVVTTTVISMIMPFFNDVVGLIGALGFWPLTVFFPVEMYISSHKIPKWSSRWICLQMLSGTCLIISIAAAAGSVAGVVSDLKVYKPFKTSY, from the exons ATGGGGGAATCATACCATCATAACAACCAAATCTTCGACATCTCAATCGATGTCCCCCACGGCGGCGCCACCAAGCTCTACGACGACGACGGCCGCCCCAAACGAACTG gaACCGTTTTCACGGCTACTTCACACATCATAACCGCCGTGATCGGATCGGGAGTTCTGTCTCTGGCTTGGGCCACTGCTCAATTGGGATGGATTGCGGGCCCCGCAATGCTCTTCATGTTCTCCTTTGTCACGTACTACGCTTCCACCCTTCTCGCCTCGTGCTACCGCACCGGCGACCCCGACACCGGCAAGAGGAACTATACTTACATGGATGCTGTTAGGTCCAACCTAG GTGGGGTGCATGTTAAGCTATGTGGGGCAGTTCAGTACTTGAATCTCTTTGGGACTGCTATTGGCTACACCATTGCTGCTTCCATAAGCATGAT GGCTATTGAGAGGTCAAATTGCTTCCACACAAAAGGGCATGAAGATCCTTGCAAAGTCTCTAGCAATTCTTACATGATTGCATTTGGTGTGTTGCAAGTGGTTCTCTCACAAATCCCCAATTTTGATGAGATTTGGTGGCTCTCTATTGTTGCTGCTGTCATGTCCTTCACTTACTCCCTCATTGGCTTAGGCCTTGGAATCTCCAAAGTTGCTG AAAACGGGCAAATCAGAGGAAGCCTCACAGGAATAAGCATTGGTGAAGTCACAGAAATGGAGAAGGTTTGGAGAAGCTTCCAAGCACTTGGAGCAATGGCTTTTGCCTATTCTTACTCAATGATTCTCATTGAAATTCAG GACACAATCAAATCCCCACCATCTGAGTACAAGACAATGAAGAAGGCCTCCATGATAAGTGTATCTGTCACCACCATCTTCTACATGCTCTGCGGCTGCTTCGGCTACGCAGCCTTCGGTGACATGTCCCCGGGCAACCTCCTCACCGGCTTCGGATTCTACAACCCCTACTGGCTCCTGGACATCGCCAACGCAGCCATAATCATCCACCTCGTTGGCGCCTACCAGGTCTTCTGCCAGCCCTTATTCGCCTTTGTTGAGAAAGTCGCACAAGAACACCTCCCAGAGAGCACGTTTTCCGTTATAAACAAGGAGATCCCGGTCCCAGTCCCGGGCCTAAAGAGCCCCTTCAAGCTCAACCTGTTCAGGCTCGTGTGGAGGACCGTGTTCGTGGTGACAACGACCGTGATCTCCATGAtcatgccgttcttcaatgatGTTGTGGGGTTGATCGGTGCGTTGGGGTTCTGGCCCCTCACGGTCTTCTTCCCGGTCGAGATGTATATCAGTAGCCACAAGATTCCTAAGTGGAGCTCAAGATGGATCTGTTTGCAGATGTTGAGTGGGACTTGTTTGATCATATctattgctgctgctgctggctCAGTTGCTGGAGTTGTTTCTGATCTCAAAGTTTATAAGCCTTTCAAGACTAGCTATTGA
- the LOC121804920 gene encoding pentatricopeptide repeat-containing protein At1g77405-like, protein MSTPPLRRRFSTQSSHLAGQVLAAIIQNKPFITPPSPHHHNWTSETVIQVLRSIPLYLFQSPRSIGRQNTFRHRSPLRQRNLRQETIKFQRGALVLGPAAHRDPKRLNLGLEKALDFYYWVETYSGFQHDERTCREMALVLAKGNRMNLLWDFLKNMSGRYKSFNLVTTVTMTCLIKALGEEGLVNEAMSAFYRMKQFHCKPDVYAYNNAIYALCRVGFFKKARFLFGQMELPGFRCPPDVFTYTVLISSYCRYAMETGSRKAIRRRVWEANHLFRLMIFKGFVPDVVTYNCLINGCCKTNRIGRALELFEDMEGRGCVPNRITYNSFIRYYSAVNEVNRGIEMLRGMQGRGHGGRSSSSYTPIIHTLCEVGRLGEAVEFLVELVEGGSVPREYTYRLVCDALDSAGKMNLLDEKVRRCIEGGIGNRIRQAMKVKPSMRVDENLGTKSTSTEDAEEWS, encoded by the coding sequence ATGTCCACACCGCCGCTTCGCCGCCGCTTCTCAACCCAATCCAGCCACCTAGCCGGCCAAGTGCTGGCGGCTATAATCCAAAACAAACCCTTCATCACTCCCCCTTCACCCCACCACCACAATTGGACTTCAGAAACAGTAATTCAAGTCCTAAGATCAATCCCATTATACCTCTTCCAATCCCCAAGATCAATCGGCCGCCAAAACACCTTCCGCCACCGATCCCCTCTCCGGCAAAGAAACCTCCGGCAAGAAACAATCAAATTCCAAAGAGGGGCTCTCGTTCTCGGCCCGGCAGCTCACAGGGACCCAAAAAGATTGAATCTTGGCCTCGAAAAAGCACTCGATTTCTACTATTGGGTGGAGACCTATTCTGGGTTTCAACACGATGAGCGAACTTGCAGGGAAATGGCTCTCGTTTTGGCGAAAGGTAATCGAATGAATTTACTTTGGGATTTCTTGAAAAACATGTCGGGAAGGTATAAAAGTTTCAATCTTGTTACCACTGTGACCATGACTTGCTTAATCAAGGCTTTGGGAGAGGAGGGTTTGGTGAATGAGGCAATGTCTGCGTTTTATCGAATGAAGCAGTTTCATTGCAAGCCTGATGTTTATGCTTACAACAATGCGATTTATGCACTTTGTAGAGTAGGGTTTTTCAAGAAAGCTAGATTCTTGTTCGGGCAAATGGAGCTCCCGGGGTTTAGATGCCCGCCCGATGTGTTTACTTACACGGTTTTGATTAGTTCGTATTGTAGGTATGCAATGGAGACGGGTTCTAGGAAGGCCATTAGGAGGCGGGTGTGGGAGGCGAATCACTTGTTTAGGTTGATGATCTTTAAGGGCTTTGTGCCGGATGTGGTGACGTATAACTGCTTGATTAATGGCTGCTGCAAGACGAATAGGATAGGGAGGGCGTTGGAGTTGTTCGAGGATATGGAGGGGAGGGGGTGTGTGCCTAATCGGATTACTTATAACTCGTTCATTAGGTACTATAGCGCCGTGAATGAGGTTAATAGGGGTATTGAGATGTTGAGGGGGATGCAGGGGAGGGGTCATGGTGGTCGAAGCTCGAGTTCTTATACGCCTATTATTCACACGCTTTGTGAGGTGGGGAGATTGGGGGAGGCAGTGGAGTTTCTGGTGGAGTTGGTAGAGGGGGGATCTGTTCCGAGGGAATATACTTATAGATTAGTTTGTGATGCGTTGGATTCAGCCGGGAAGATGAATTTGTTGGATGAGAAAGTGCGTAGGTGCATTGAGGGTGGGATTGGAAACCGGATTAGACAAGCAATGAAGGTGAAACCGAGTATGAGAGTAGACGAGAACTTGGGGACTAAGTCGACTTCCACGGAAGATGCTGAGGAGTGGAGTTAG